In Silene latifolia isolate original U9 population chromosome 3, ASM4854445v1, whole genome shotgun sequence, a single window of DNA contains:
- the LOC141646506 gene encoding uncharacterized protein LOC141646506 encodes MHKAFDRVSWNFLMSALDLFGFPISWRNLIWECISTVTYSIMINDKPSVSFHPSCGLRQGDPLSPYLFIMCMEILSRQLQAAESRHQLFGIKISRYAPPLSHLFYADDAFICCKATPASFESIRDIFHDFEAASGQMINLQKSFIKFSPNSPADFKSHMTSILRMTAADSFGTYLGVPVDLPKCKKNAFHDLLDKITTRISSWASLHLSQPSKFVIINSILIGSLVHILAAVPLPLSVSKKLDSLIAAFWWSKNSSQRSIHWLSQPHLHTPKDTGGLGIKSVTVLSQAYLLKNFWRIHHRPTGILAKYLTPKYRKDFPIPTQKSKVSQPSFVWQGLCKVAATCSDAMAWKVGNGNIINLRTSQWVQGKKPGVRQGQSSLSLTLSDLIYENGSWKTSLIFRVFDISTATTILAMEPPLLEIDDYLYWKYTEDGAYTIQSGYKYLLSKLLPKPPLLCVFPWKLIWLVPFSNKFPLFFWRLAHHIIPTKTVLAHRGFSLDTSCPFCRSGPETPEHLFRSCDVIQHVWRASLLGIRSMANSNVSFIKWIADHLLYFHHSASTGFDGLLYFFCVLRSIWLTRNSIVFENAALAPVRILRLADTLHRSHLSLSSLCHEKFQSRQISTLEGMYPPISNATVSYEISICRSPFQDGYVASVVSESCLPQIFHLRASSFFAAYSHTLHQNMKTHEFSFTDIAFLVSSQKLCSVLASQQPVPIDARNSLRGIRTFLRSRRNWSVSLATG; translated from the coding sequence ATGCATAAAGCTTTTGATCGTGTATCCTGGAATTTTCTCATGTCAGCCTTGGATCTTTTTGGGTTTCCAATTTCTTGGCGTAATCTCATTTGGGAGTGCATCTCCACTGTGACATATAGTATCATGATTAACGACAAACCTTCAGTTTCTTTTCATCCTTCTTGTGGGTTACGACAAGGAGATCCTCTATCAccttatttatttatcatgtGTATGGAAATTCTATCTCGACAACTTCAGGCAGCTGAGTCCCGACATCAATTATTTGGCATCAAGATTTCTCGGTATGCTCCGCCTCTATCACACTTGTTTTATGCTGATGATGCTTTTATCTGCTGTAAGGCAACGCCTGCTTCCTTTGAGTCTATTCGAGATATTTTCCATGATTTTGAAGCTGCCTCGGGTCAGATGATTAATCTTCAAAAGTCTTTTATTAAGTTTAGTCCAAATTCGCCAGCTGATTTCAAATCCCACATGACGTCTATTTTGCGTATGACTGCTGCTGATTCCTTTGGTACTTACTTGGGTGTTCCGGTGGACCTTCCTAAATGTAAGAAGAATGCTTTTCACGATCTCCTGGACAAGATTACTACACGTATTTCGTCTTGGGCATCTCTTCATTTGTCTCAACCTAGCAAGTTTGTTATCATTAACTCTATCTTGATTGGTTCTTTGGTCCATATTCTTGCTGCTGTTCCTCTACCTCTTTCTGTCTCTAAAAAGCTTGATTCCTTAATTGCGGCCTTCTGGTGGAGTAAGAACTCTTCTCAACGATCAATTCACTGGCTCTCTCAGCCACACTTACATACTCCAAAGGATACGGGAGGTCTTGGTATCAAATCCGTGACCGTTCTAAGTCAGGCTTATCTCTTGAAGAATTTTTGGCGCATCCATCATCGACCTACTGGTATTCTTGCCAAATATCTCACACCCAAATATCGAAAAGATTTCCCTATTCCTACTCAGAAGTCCAAGGTCTCACAGCCATCTTTTGTATGGCAAGGGCTTTGTAAAGTTGCTGCAACTTGCTCTGACGCTATGGCATGGAAAGTTGGCAATGGCAATATAATTAATCTTCGCACTAGTCAGTGGGTACAAGGGAAGAAACCAGGTGTTCGACAAGGTCAAAGTAGTCTTTCTCTTACACTTTCAGATTTGATTTATGAAAATGGCTCATGGAAAACATCTCTTATCTTTCGTGTTTTTGACATTTCCACTGCTACGACAATTTTGGCTATGGAACCACCTCTACTTGAAATTGATGATTACTTGTATTGGAAATACACTGAGGATGGCGCCTATACTATACAATCGGGCTACAAGTATCTTCTATCTAAACTTCTGCCTAAACCACCACTGTTATGTGTCTTCCCATGGAAATTGATTTGGTTAGTCCCATTCTcaaacaaattcccccttttctTTTGGCGCCTTGCCCATCACATCATCCCGACAAAGACTGTTCTAGCCCATAGAGGTTTTAGCCTTGATACTTCCTGCCCGTTCTGTCGATCGGGTCCAGAAACTCCTGAGCATTTGTTCCGTTCATGTGATGTAATTCAGCATGTCTGGAGGGCTTCATTGCTTGGGATTCGATCTATGGCTAACTCGAATGTCTCTTTTATTAAATGGATCGCTGATCATCTGTTGTATTTTCACCATTCTGCATCTACAGGGTTTGATGGTTTACTGTACTTCTTTTGCGTCTTGCGCTCCATTTGGCTCACTCGCAACTCCATTGTTTTTGAGAATGCTGCACTTGCGCCTGTACGCATACTTCGTCTAGCAGATACCTTGCACCGGTCCCACTTAAGTTTATCTTCTCTCTGTCATGAAAAATTTCAATCCCGACAAATTTCCACCCTGGAAGGTATGTATCCACCGATTTCGAATGCTACGGTCTCTTATGAGATCTCCATTTGCAGGAGTCCCTTTCAGGATGGATATGTGGCTTCAGTTGTATCTGAATCTTGTTTGCCTCAAATCTTCCACTTGCGTGCTTCCTCTTTCTTTGCGGCGTACTCTCACACGTTGCACCAGAATATGAAGACTCACGAGTTTTCTTTTACTGATATCGCTTTTCTTGTTTCATCACAAAAATTATGTTCCGTTCTGGCTTCTCAACAGCCAGTCCCAATAGATGCGCGTAATTCCCTGCGAGGAATTCGCACATTCCTTCGCTCACGACGTAACTGGTCGGTTAGTTTAGCTACTGGTTAG